The Scyliorhinus torazame isolate Kashiwa2021f chromosome 10, sScyTor2.1, whole genome shotgun sequence genome contains a region encoding:
- the mplkip gene encoding M-phase-specific PLK1-interacting protein, whose protein sequence is MFRPNFRASQPGFRSPGPPPGPGPFPGVGQAGSMYPWGGTATPPYGGRHRCYNKSPQQQQQPPLPQQPGSGPFQHRYNSPSPGHQQPQPPQGFSPRHRGRYSSPPFQHPLSPGPQQHSPSPAHRKYQGSPRSSTPFSSGGERRSPAPVEHYYKASMLQDPWANLEPVCVSDINQQYSNLHTPSSGRAGRYFS, encoded by the coding sequence ATGTTCCGGCCGAATTTCCGAGCGTCGCAGCCGGGGTTCCGGAGTCCGGGGCCGCCTCCAGGCCCAGGCCCATTCCCCGGGGTGGGGCAGGCCGGCAGCATGTACCCCTGGGGCGGCACGGCCACGCCGCCTTACGGAGGCCGGCACCGGTGTTACAACAAgtccccccagcagcagcagcagccgccgCTCCCGCAGCAGCCGGGCTCGGGGCCCTTCCAGCACCGGTACAACAGCCCGTCCCCCGGGCACCAGCAACCGCAGCCGCCGCAGGGCTTCAGCCCCCGGCACCGGGGCCGCTACTCCTCGCCCCCCTTCCAGCACCCGCTCTCCCCCGGCCCTCAGCAACACTCCCCCAGCCCGGCCCACCGCAAGTATCAGGGCTCGCCCAGGTCGTCCACCCCGTTCAGCAGCGGAGGAGAGAGGAGATCGCCGGCCCCGGTGGAGCATTACTACAAAGCCTCCATGCTGCAGGACCCATGGGCTAACCTGGAGCCGGTCTGTGTGTCTGACATTAACCAGCAATACAGCAACCTGCACACCCCCAGCAGTGGCAGAGCCGGCAGATACTTCAGCTAA